In Cygnus atratus isolate AKBS03 ecotype Queensland, Australia chromosome 14, CAtr_DNAZoo_HiC_assembly, whole genome shotgun sequence, the DNA window ATGTATGCCTGCATATGGCCATGCCTGAGCACCGAGCACTGCCAGGTTTGGGGGCTTTAGGGGTCGCATGCTTGCTACCTGTGGCTATGATCTTCCTGCGGGTTAACCCAATGACCCACCTCCCGTGTGATGCCATCGCCAGCCGTGGGCCATTGCTGACCGTGCGGCCCCAGGGCTGATGGAAAGCCACCCTgagccactgctgctgctgtgctcccacCCCAGGCAGAGCCCCCGAGCACTGCGGGGCGCCTCTACTGCCCCGCCGAGGGccagagctgctctctgggGAAAATCAGCATCAGATCAGACCCTTTGCGTTGACAGAGGCAGTGGACACTGCCTTGGGGGTAAACAGCTCTGCTCAACGCTGGCATACGGTGCCTTAAAGTAAGTCATGATCTACAgatccagcctgaacctcctgCAAAAGGACCGAACTCCAGAGACTTGATAGCAAGTGAGACTGAATTGGGACCAGAGCACGGAGCCACATGCCAGAGGTTATTTACAAATTACAGAGCAgtgaggcagcagcactgccagtgACAGAAAggccagacagacagacgggCATGTCACCCCGTTCAGCATGCCACCATTTCCTTCTGTTACCTCCCAGCTgacaccagctctgctgcactgtCTCTCAGCAGCCAGAACAGCTGCCTCTCttcttgggaggaaaaaaaaaaaaaaaaaaaaaaaaaaaaaaaatcagctgtgaGATCGAAGTCTTCCTGCAAACATAACACCTAGCCAATACAGAATGAACTATTTTGCTGAGCTCTGACTtgcagcaagtttttttttttttttttatcatgacACTGGATTCTGATGTACAAAATAAattcgctttttttttttttctctgcatgccCCACAGTTGTCAGGATCATtgcttatttttacttctgaaatgcAGTAATTAGGAAATGGATGCTTTAAGAACTCTTGTTTCTAGAGCCAGGGTGTCAATGAGCtatgaataatgaaataaaaaaaatttggatGAATGACTAAGACCCAGCAGAGAATTTTAACTAGTGAAGAGTAACAGCATCAGGACTGCATGACAGTAATCGCCATTACTGATAGATAAAGCCCTTGTTTCTGCTCAGCTTGTGCAGCACGGTGGGCAGGATGCAATGCTGGTGTCCCAGAGGAGGCTTGCGCTGTGCTGACCGCGGCTCTGGCCCCCAGGTTCCCCGCCTGAGCTCCGTCTCCTATCGATCTCGGAGGAACTGGCAGATTTTCAGCCCCTCAAATGCCAAGCGATCTATCACAGCAACAATTAACAAATACAACGGTGGACTCTAGTAACATTTTTAAGTGGGCAAAAGCGtacttctctttctccttccaaaaATGCATAATTAGCTCATGCTCCAGTTTCTGTAGCTGTGCTAAAGTTGTGGGGATATGCTCATATAGGAGCAGCACATATGTTTActctcacacacacatttctcaTGTGTGACTTTAATTGTTGTAATCAGATGCAgttttttcctgactttcagTCTTTTCAGTCTGCTGTAATATTAAAATCTTTCATGCTGTTGGAAAAGGTTAATTTATTTGCCTGAACACAAAGAACTGGAAATGTCTTCAGCAGTTccctgtttcctttttcttgatACCAGAAGCTTTTCCCCTCCTGCAACTTGCTCTAAAGCTGTACTCACCACTTCTTTATACTGATCTCCAACATTATATTATTTATGAATAAAGGTCACTCAGCAAGGAAATGGCACATCTACTAGAAAACAATGTGCACTTTCTAAATTTGAACCAAGTAGTTTCCGTTCTTTGATTTAAGTTTAGTTACTTCCTGTGGTTTCTTGTCCTACGCTGCTGTTGAATCTTTGGATCTACTCCAGTATAAATTGCACTCTTTCAATGAAACTAGAAGCTGCAGCAATAGATGGCTTAGCTAGCACAGCCAGTAAACAGCACTTAAACTAAATATTAGTCCACTTAGCGTGTTGAAGGAGGGAGCCTAATTACGTGCGTGAGGTGACATATCACCTCCCGAGAGCCAGTCTGACCTGTGCGCGTGCTCTCCCCGTAATCCATCCCCATCCGCTCTCACGCTGCTTTGCGAGCAGACAAGCTGCTAAGCGAGAACTTCCACCTCCCGCAGGAGGGATGAAAGCAGGCTTTTAAACCAACAGCTCCCAATGGAGACGGGACACTTCCTCGCCAAAGCCAAGCCGTCCTCCCGCAGGCAGATTCAGGCGCTGGGTTAGCAAGGACGAGTGCTTTGTCCCGCTCTCCAAAGCGTTTTTGTAGCCGGCCAACACTCCTACAAGTCACCCTTTTGCATCACGATGGAGACCAAGGTCAATCGGGGAAAATCCCCAGACCTCAGATAACTCATTTCGGGTAGCGTGCTGACAAACAGgcacatatttatatacactgGTAATCTTGAGGTGTGCTCTCCATCAGTAGAAGTGATAAACAAGCACTTTGAGAGCATGCAGTAACGGTACCCCTACCAGGGCTGGAGCAATGTATGGCCAAGGTTagggagaggaaagcagcagcaacgAAAGCGATGCACTTTGTACCTGGGCAAGTGTTCTGACTCCCTTTGCCACAAGCTGTAGTCTTGGTAAGAGCTTCTGAATGACAACCAGTCACTGCAGCGAGCCCTGCTTGGACTGGGGTTGCAGACTATCTCAATAACGATGCGCTCTTTCTCTCCCCTGCCCCTATTCTgtctcttctcctccccccaGGACACTTAAGAGCAGATTTTTCACCAGTAATCAGGCTGCTTCATCAATGGAGCCCCGGATTCCCCACAACATCACCGTTGTCCCCAATTCTGTGATGGTCCAGCCCTTGCTGGACAGTCGGATCCCCTatgggaggctgcagcacccgCTCACCATCCTGCCCATTGACCAAATGAAGACGACCCACATAGAGAACGACTACACCGACAACCCCACCGCTTCCCAGCTGGCAGCCCAGAAGCGCCCCCGGGGCCCCCATGAACTGGTCTTGACCAACCCGCACCTGCAGCGGTGCGAGCAGGACGTCACCCACCCCTGGATCTCGTTCAGCGGGCGCCCCAGctccatcagcagcagcagcagcacatcttCAGACCAAAGGCTCTTGGACCACATGGCCCCGGTGCCCGTGGCGGAGCAGTCCTCACCCCGAGCGGTTCGCATTCAGCCCAAGGCGATTAACTGCAAACCCCTGGACCTGAAGGGGCCCGTGTCTCAGGAACTGGACAAGCACTTTCTCCTGTGCGAAGCCTGTGGGAAATGCAAGTGTAAGGAGTGCGCGCTGCCCCGGACTCTGCCGTCCTGCTGGGTGTGCAACCAAGAGTGCCTCTGCTCGGCACAGAACCTGGTCAACTACTCCACCTGCATGTGTCTCGTCAAGGGCGTCTTCTACCACTGCACCAACGAGGACGACGAGGGCACGTGCGCTGAccacccctgctcctgctcccactCCAACTGCTGCGCCCGCTGGTCCTTCATGAGCGCCCtctccctggtgctgccctgcttgCTCTGCTACCTGCCCGCCACCGGCTGCGTCAAGCTGTCCCAGCGATGCTACGACCAAGTGAGCCGGCCCGGATGCAGatgcaaaaacacaaacagtgtCATTTGCAAGGCGCTGCCGGAGAGCAAAGCCAACAGGCCAGAGAAGCCTTTTTGATAATTTGGGAAgacgggagggggggggacatGCCCCACGGGTGGAGCTCTGTCTTTTTCGTAACCTGTGTTCTGAGGATAACGTTAGCCTTTTGCCTTCggagaaagcagaagcaacTATTTCCACAAACTGAAGCACTTTGGGTCGTTCAGGGTTTTGGAACTGGCCAGAATCTAACTAGATGGGGCCAAAGGAGGAATCTCAATCATTTGGAGTGAAGGCTGAAAACCCACATCCATCACAAAGTCCAGCTGCTTACCGACTCCCGGTTCGGCCGGCCGGCTGCCCCCCTGCCTGCGCACCACAGGAACCATGAACTGCTCACTGGGCAGGCGCCAGCACAAGCAATACCCTTCCCATTCGCAGAGAGCTGCACTGGGTTCACCTTCAGGGTGGGGCTCCTGTTTTCACTCCCCCTCAGACCTC includes these proteins:
- the SPRY4 gene encoding protein sprouty homolog 4; amino-acid sequence: MEPRIPHNITVVPNSVMVQPLLDSRIPYGRLQHPLTILPIDQMKTTHIENDYTDNPTASQLAAQKRPRGPHELVLTNPHLQRCEQDVTHPWISFSGRPSSISSSSSTSSDQRLLDHMAPVPVAEQSSPRAVRIQPKAINCKPLDLKGPVSQELDKHFLLCEACGKCKCKECALPRTLPSCWVCNQECLCSAQNLVNYSTCMCLVKGVFYHCTNEDDEGTCADHPCSCSHSNCCARWSFMSALSLVLPCLLCYLPATGCVKLSQRCYDQVSRPGCRCKNTNSVICKALPESKANRPEKPF